The genomic window GCAGGCCCTGGGCCGACACAACGCCCAGCATCTGCACGATCATATAGATCGACAGCGCCTTGCCCCGTGTCTCATTGGTGGAGGCATTGTTCAGCCAGCTTTCGGCGGTCACATAAACGGCGGAAAAACAGAACCCGATGATCACCCGCAGCAAGGTCCAGCTGATCGGGTCGGTCAGCACCGGAAACAGGATCAAAGCCGCCGAGATCATCGAGCCAAGGGCCGCAAAGACCCGGATATGCCCGACCCTGCGGATCATGCCCGGCGCCCCGCTGGAGCCGCCCAGAAACCCCGCGAAATAGGCCGACATCACAATCGACATCTCAAGCGTCGAAAACCCCTCGATCGCGCCACGAACACCAAGAAGCGTGCCTTGCAGGCCGTTTCCGACCATCAGAAGCATCATGCCCAGCAGCAGGGCCCAGGAAGAGCGGAAGACATAAAGCATCAAGACGTCCCTAACCGATTGGTGTCAGCTATAGCGCCGGATTGCAATTCTTCACCACATATACATTGCGCAGAGGGCATCGCCCGAACCGAGGGGAGGGCGAGAAGCGCCCGCGCCCCTTGGGGCGGTACGGGCGCTGCCCGGCGGTCCCGCCGGGCGCAAGGATGGTGTGGGGTGGTTCAGAATTTCAGTCCGGTGCTTTAAGTGGTTTGCATTAAATCTTCATCGGAAACCACTGCTCCTCACCTTCGGCTCGAACGCGGTTTTCGATGAGATGCCTCATATAAAACGCAAACCGTTATGGGGCATCTGATTGCGTCAAGGTCTGTCACATCTGCGACGGAATCAGCAAAGAGGCGTCCCCGTACGAAAAAAACCGATATTCATGATCAATCGCATGGGCATAGATTTCCCTGATCCGGCCCGCCCCCATCAGGGCAGAGACCAGCATCATCAGCGTCGATTTCGGCAGATGGAAATTGGTCATCAAAGCATCGGCGATTTTGAACCTGTAGCCGGGATAGATAAAAATATCCGTATCCCCCTGCCAGGCGGCCAGTTGGCCATCCGCGCCCGCCGCCGTCTCAATCAGGCGCAGGGCAGTGGTGCCCACGGGAATGATCCGCCCGCCCGCGGCACGGGTCGCGGTGATATCGGCGGCGGCTTCGGCGCTGATCTCGCCCCATTCCGCATGCATCCGGTGGGTGGTGACATCCTCCACCGTGACCGGCAGAAAGGTGCCCGCCCCCACATGCAGGGTCACAAAGCTCATCGTGACGCCTTTGGCGCGCAGCCCCGCCAGCAACGGCTCGTCGAAATGCAGGCTGGCCGTGGGCGCCGCAACCGCGCCACTGCGCCGGGCCCAGATCGTCTGATAATCCTCGTGGTCCCGGGCATCCGCAGGCCGTTTGCCCGCGATATAAGGTGGCAGTGGCATCGCCCCCGCCGCATTCAGGGCCGCATCGAAATCCGGGCCAGTCAGGTTGAAACGCAGGCGCAGCCCGCCCTGCAACCCGGTGACTTCAGCCGACAGATCGCCCGAGAACACCACGGTTTCGCCGATTGCCAGTTTTCGCAGCGGCTTGGCCAGGGCCGACCAGCTGCCATTGGCCTGCGGCTCCAGCAGGGTCACCTCGACCCTGGCTTTCACCACCTCCTCGCCTGTGTCGCGCAACCGCAGCCCGGTCAGCCGCGCAGGGATCACCCTTGTGTCGTTCAGCACCAGCCGGTCGCCCGGACGCAGGATACCCGGCAGATCCGAGACTGTACGGTCCTGCGTCTTCGCCCCCTCGGCCAGCAGCAACCGGGCCGAAGACCGGGGCCGCGCAGGCCGGGTGGCAATCAGATGCTCAGGCAGGTCGAAATCAAAATCACTCAGCTTCACTGGCTCAGCTCCGGTGGCGGGCGGCGGAAGATCTCGCGAAAGATGCCGGGGGTCAGGATGGACAGCGGGTTCACGGTAACCCGGGTATTTTCGGGCGTGCCGGTCAACCGGTAGCTGAAACCGAACAACCCCTCGCGGCGGGGCGCAAACAATGCCCCCAACACACCGTTCACCACATAAAACGGCGAGACAACACCCTGCATGTCAAACTGCCGGTTGGCGATATCGTAAACCCCATCCATAGAGATGCCCATGGAAGGTCCGACAGCGGTGCCCCGGTCAATGACAATCGCGCGCGGTGACAGGCGGAACCGGGCCTCGACCTCGCCCAGATTGATGCCCGTGCCGCCAAGCTGTTCCAGAAGACCCACCACCGAGATTATGTTCAGCAGTTCGGCCATGGCGGGCGCATTGCGCAGACGCGGGCCAGAAAGTGTCACTTGCCCGTCATAAGACCCGGTCTGCCCCGTGGGCTGCATCACCAGTTCCATATCGCCGCCATAGGCGTTTTCATAAAGCCCCGCCGCGCGCAGAACCGCGCCGCCATTATCGGATCGTATCCGAACCGCCACGCCATTGGCGGTTGTGACCAGGGTTCCGCTGATCGGAACCGCATCATTCACATCGCCCTGAAACTGGCCCGAAAGCCCGCCGGTCGTGGTCATATCCGCAGTGACCGATCGCAGCGCCAGCCCTTCGGCGATCTGCACCCGGTCCAGGCGCACACTGAACGGCCCGCTACCGGCGCCCGATCTCCCCGCCCCGCCCAAAGAAGGGGCCTGCCGCAGATCAAAGCTGCCGCCGGTGATCTCGACCGAGGGCGCACGGCCCGCGCCACGCCCCACCAGCGCCCCGGTCACATCCAGCCAGTTGCCCAGGCGAAACCGGGTTGCGGTCAGCCGATCAAGCCCGCCGCTGTCGCGCAGACTGACAGACCCTTGCAGATCAAGCCCGGCCACGGCCAGTTCAAGGGAGGTCACACCGGGGGTCGCGCCCAGCCGGACAGTTGCCGCCAAACGCCCGGTTTGTCCCTGTGATGCGCTCCATGACAGCGGTGCAAGACGCAGGCCCAGACCAGACAGATCCGAGGTCAGAACCAGATCGGGGGGGCTGTCACCCGCCCCCAGATCAAGCACAAAATCTGCCCCGGCAGAACCGGTCACAAACCCGTCGGGCAAGACGACCCCAAAAGCGTCCAGGGTCGCTGCGGACAGAACACCGGTCCCTTCCAGTCGACTGCGGCCATCAGCATCGGGACCCAGGGCACGGCTCCATCTGCCCGTGGCCGTAACCCCGTCCAGATCTGCGCGTCCGCTGATGGACACACGGTCAGGTACAACCTCCACCTGCAGGGTGTCCGCGCTCAACACACGGCCCTCGATCAGGCTTTCGGACCGGACATCGGTCAGTTGCCCGGTCACATCAAATGCCAGCGCCTCGAACGGCACTTGATTGCGCAATGGCAGATCTAACTGCCCATGCAGTGCCGCCTGACCCGTTGCCAGACTCTCTGCCGACAGGGCCCCGCCGGCAAACAGGTTCACCGGCGGCAGTTCCAGCAGGTCAAGCACATCAGGCAACGCGCCAGCCACGCGCAGATCAAACCGGGTGTCGGGCCCGCGCGGGCGCACATCCTCGATCACCATGGTGGAACCTGCCAGTTCAACCGCACCGCCAAGCGGCGAGGTCACCTGCCCCGCGCTCAGCGACATCACAAATCGCGGCCCGGTCAGCGAGACATACCCCCGCGCGCCTTCAATCGGCGGCATGTGACGCAGGGCGCGCAGGGTCGTGTCGTCGAAATCCAGCCGCAGCATATGGGTGGGAACGCCATCCACCGCCTGTCGAAATGCGAAAGAGACATTGCGCAGGGTGCCAGCAATCAGGTTTGTCTCCAGCCAGCGGCGGGTATTGGGAACACTTTCGGTCGGCCAGTAGGGCAGAACATCGGCGGCCGCGATCTCGGGGATGGACGCATCAATCCGGGTGTTGAGCCCCTCCGGCCCAGCCATGATCTCTCCATGGGCCATAACCTGCAAAGGGCCGTTGAACAGCACGACCTGCCCCAGTTCCAGCCGTATGAAAGGCTGCAACGACAGGCGCATATCCATCGCCCCGCCCTCGATCTGAAGCGGGGCCTCGAACATGGCATCGGGCGCGGCCTCGATCCCGGTGAACTGGAACTGGCCCACATAGCTGGTGCCGTCAGGCATCAGATCCGCATGGCCCGTTGCGTTGAATTTCAGTGCCGGAGCATCCACGTTCAAGGCCGAGAACGCCAACCGCCCGGCCTGCGCATCATACTCGAAATAAGCGCTCAGCGACATGAAGGGGATCGGGTCAATACCTTCGCCCAGATTGATCTGCCCCTGACCGATATCCAGCGCCCCGCTCAGATCGCCAATCGTGCCATCATCGGTGAGACGCGTGGTCAAGGCGCCTGAAATCGGTGCGCGCATCAGGTCAAGCCAGGCCAGTGCGGGGGTAATTGCGGCCACATCACGGGCACCCATATTCTGGAACTGCACCCGCATATCCGTATGGCCCAGATCAGGGTTCCGAGACACCGCCAGAGACAGTTCCGCGTCGCGGGACCCTTCCACCTGCCCGCCCATGATCAGGGTCAAAGCCGTGCCTTTGCGTTCCAGACGCAGATTGGCATTATGGGCGCGTATCACCCGGCCGGTCATCTCGTCATCCAGCACCAGTTCCAGTCCATGGCCCTGGATTTCCTGCAGATCATCGAAAATCGGCTGTGCGAACATCCGGTCGATCCGGGCAAGCGTTTCGGTCAGGTCACCGGCTTCGGCCGCGCCGGCGTCGCCAAGCGCGAGATCAAGCCGCCCCTGCGCATCCCGCCCGATCCGCATGCCCGCCCCGCTCACCTCGGCGCGGTAGGGCCGCAAATCCCCCCGCAGAAGCGCGCGCCCGTTTATATCCACCGTCACGTCCGGGAACCGCGCCCGCAGCACGTCACCCTCCCACATGACCACATCGCT from Rhodophyticola sp. CCM32 includes these protein-coding regions:
- the queA gene encoding tRNA preQ1(34) S-adenosylmethionine ribosyltransferase-isomerase QueA produces the protein MKLSDFDFDLPEHLIATRPARPRSSARLLLAEGAKTQDRTVSDLPGILRPGDRLVLNDTRVIPARLTGLRLRDTGEEVVKARVEVTLLEPQANGSWSALAKPLRKLAIGETVVFSGDLSAEVTGLQGGLRLRFNLTGPDFDAALNAAGAMPLPPYIAGKRPADARDHEDYQTIWARRSGAVAAPTASLHFDEPLLAGLRAKGVTMSFVTLHVGAGTFLPVTVEDVTTHRMHAEWGEISAEAAADITATRAAGGRIIPVGTTALRLIETAAGADGQLAAWQGDTDIFIYPGYRFKIADALMTNFHLPKSTLMMLVSALMGAGRIREIYAHAIDHEYRFFSYGDASLLIPSQM
- a CDS encoding YhdP family protein produces the protein MVSSLLILIPVIMVMALIWMAMDRVLRLPDWVQSRIEARLDQAMAANQIQVGDIGLALRDGGVTPHIVLSDVVMWEGDVLRARFPDVTVDINGRALLRGDLRPYRAEVSGAGMRIGRDAQGRLDLALGDAGAAEAGDLTETLARIDRMFAQPIFDDLQEIQGHGLELVLDDEMTGRVIRAHNANLRLERKGTALTLIMGGQVEGSRDAELSLAVSRNPDLGHTDMRVQFQNMGARDVAAITPALAWLDLMRAPISGALTTRLTDDGTIGDLSGALDIGQGQINLGEGIDPIPFMSLSAYFEYDAQAGRLAFSALNVDAPALKFNATGHADLMPDGTSYVGQFQFTGIEAAPDAMFEAPLQIEGGAMDMRLSLQPFIRLELGQVVLFNGPLQVMAHGEIMAGPEGLNTRIDASIPEIAAADVLPYWPTESVPNTRRWLETNLIAGTLRNVSFAFRQAVDGVPTHMLRLDFDDTTLRALRHMPPIEGARGYVSLTGPRFVMSLSAGQVTSPLGGAVELAGSTMVIEDVRPRGPDTRFDLRVAGALPDVLDLLELPPVNLFAGGALSAESLATGQAALHGQLDLPLRNQVPFEALAFDVTGQLTDVRSESLIEGRVLSADTLQVEVVPDRVSISGRADLDGVTATGRWSRALGPDADGRSRLEGTGVLSAATLDAFGVVLPDGFVTGSAGADFVLDLGAGDSPPDLVLTSDLSGLGLRLAPLSWSASQGQTGRLAATVRLGATPGVTSLELAVAGLDLQGSVSLRDSGGLDRLTATRFRLGNWLDVTGALVGRGAGRAPSVEITGGSFDLRQAPSLGGAGRSGAGSGPFSVRLDRVQIAEGLALRSVTADMTTTGGLSGQFQGDVNDAVPISGTLVTTANGVAVRIRSDNGGAVLRAAGLYENAYGGDMELVMQPTGQTGSYDGQVTLSGPRLRNAPAMAELLNIISVVGLLEQLGGTGINLGEVEARFRLSPRAIVIDRGTAVGPSMGISMDGVYDIANRQFDMQGVVSPFYVVNGVLGALFAPRREGLFGFSYRLTGTPENTRVTVNPLSILTPGIFREIFRRPPPELSQ